The following DNA comes from Campylobacter concisus.
TAAATTTTGTTCTAAATTATTCATATCTTTTACCTTATAAAACGTATTTTGCTTCGTGTTTTAGTGCTGAAAATATCTCTAGTCTCTCTTCTTCGCTCAAAACTAGTACGGCTAAGTCATAGCTAGCGTATTTTTTATCTTTGCTAAATTTTGAAAAAACTAGCTTAAATTCTCTATCTTTTACTATCTCTTTTACCTTTTCTTCTACATTGACATCTGCATCAAATATTATTTTGTATTCCCAATGTGTTGGGTAATCAATTTTTGCTTTTTTGTTATTTAGATCGCATATACTCGCCACTTTTTCCTCCTGTTTTACTCTCTAACACGATATTACTTATTTCCATACTTTTATCTATAGCTTTTACCATATCATAAATGGTCAAAAGCCCCACGCTAACGCCAGTTAATGCCTCCATCTCAACGCCTGTTTTGCCCTCTATTTTTACGCTCACATAAAGCTTAAAAGCACAAATTTCAGGCAGCTCCTCGATATCACAATCCACACCTAAAATAGCTAATGGATGGCACATTGGGATTAGTTCGCTTGTCTTTTTTGCACCCATTATTGCAGCGACAA
Coding sequences within:
- a CDS encoding HP0495 family protein; its protein translation is MASICDLNNKKAKIDYPTHWEYKIIFDADVNVEEKVKEIVKDREFKLVFSKFSKDKKYASYDLAVLVLSEEERLEIFSALKHEAKYVL
- the moaC gene encoding cyclic pyranopterin monophosphate synthase MoaC, which encodes MMLTHLDEKDRPKMVDVSPKDPTKRVATASGIIKMSKEAFRAIKENTGKKGPVIQTAVVAAIMGAKKTSELIPMCHPLAILGVDCDIEELPEICAFKLYVSVKIEGKTGVEMEALTGVSVGLLTIYDMVKAIDKSMEISNIVLESKTGGKSGEYMRSK